Proteins found in one Colletes latitarsis isolate SP2378_abdomen chromosome 8, iyColLati1, whole genome shotgun sequence genomic segment:
- the LOC143344496 gene encoding uncharacterized protein LOC143344496, which translates to MLRVDSVRPTENSLLIPHSSLCVRSEHRMLTMREHTNFNAKVVMEWSTDTTLLFIQLYKNNTCLWDPNDPNYKLRCVKDNAWKEICSVIKCSIPDAKRKVESLLASFRRERNKEVRTGTYRSSWFAFKSMQFLLNKFPNKSKTTENTVTNEDSHAEDESNVAECTLKIERRTKEDDEIEEIAPPLSTAKMVKRKQFLSPTRMLPKRQKFAHDPQVERAYRIIEDTVSKRTVRDASAIFGEHVAIKHRSYNRHTQNMVEHLISDILFEADMGKYNENPKSNEVNSATAITLSATPSSSSTLETTS; encoded by the exons ATGCTTCGAGTCGATTCGGTACGTCCAACGGAGAATTCGTTGCTTATTCCGCACAGCAGTCTCTGCGTTCGTTCCGAACACCGAATGCTTACCATGCGTGAACACACGAATTTCAACGCGAAAGTGGTGATGGAGTGGTCCACAGACACGACACTGTTGTTTATACAATTGTataaaaataacacatgtttgtGGGACCCGAACGACCCAAATTACAAACTTAGATGCGTGAAAGACAATGCGTGGAAGGAGATTTGCAGTGTCATTAAGTGTAGCATTCCCGATGCGAAGAGGAAAGTAGAATCCCTGTTAGCGTCATTCAGAAGGGAACGCAACAAGGAAGTGAGGACCGGTACTTACCGCTCTTCGTGGTTCGCGTTCAAAAGCATGCAATTTTTACTTAATAAATTCCCAAACAAATCAAAAACCACAGAGAATACCGTCACCAACGAG GATTCTCACGCGGAGGACGAAAGCAACGTCGCGGAATGTACCCTGAAAATAGAAAGAAGGACCAAGGAAGACGATGAAATTGAAGAAATAGCACCACCTTTGTCCACTGCAAAAATGGTGAAGCGAAAGCAATTTTTATCTCCTACCAGAATGCTGCCGAAGAGACAAAAGTTCGCGCATGATCCCCAAGTGGAAAGAGCCTATAGGATAATAGAGGATACGGTTTCGAAGCGGACGGTTCGAGATGCGAGCGCCATATTTGGAGAACACGTCGCGATCAAGCATAGAAGTTATAATCGCCATACGCAAAATATGGTTGAACATTTAATATCGGACATACTATTCGAAGCTGACATGGGAAAATATAACGAGAATCCTAAATCCAACGAGGTTAATTCGGCAACAGCAATTACCCTCAGTGCGACGCCATCGTCATCGTCTACATTGGAAACTACATCGTAG